Below is a window of Trueperaceae bacterium DNA.
GATCCTGGGCCAGCGCGCCAGCTCCGGCCTCGTGCGGCGCTCGCTGGGCGTGATCAGCGTCCTGCCCATCATCACGCCGCCCTTCATCCTCGCCTTCGCGATGGTCTTCCTGCTGGGCCGGCGCGGCCTGGTGACCTACAACCTGCTCGGCCTGTCGTCGAACTGGATCTACGGGATCCCCGGCGTCGCCATCGCGCAGGTGCTGGCGTTCACGCCCGTCGCCTACCTGCTCCTGCGGGGGGCGATCGGCTCGCTCAACCCCGCGCTCGAGGAGGCGGCGCAGACGCTCGGCGCGCGTCCGGGCGTGACCCTGCGCACCGTGACGTGGCCGCTGCTGCGGCCCGCCCTGGCGGCCTCGTTCCTGCTCTCGATGATCGAGTCGCTGGCCGACTTCGGCAACCCCGTCGTGCTGGGCGGCAACAGGCGCTACCTGGCGAAGGAGGTCTACCTCTCGCTCACGGGGCGCTTCAACCCCCGCGAGGCCGCCGTCTACGGCGTGGCGCTGCTGGCGCTGGTGCTGCTGGCGTTCTTCCTGCAGCGCTGGTGGCTGGGCGGCTCGTCGTTCATCACCGTCACCGGCAAGCCGTCGGCGGGCGCGCTGGCGCGCCTGCCGCGCGGCCTCGAGGCGCTGCTCACCGGCCTGCTCGTGCTGTGGGCGCTGTTCGTGGCGGCGCTCTACGCCTCGGTGGTCCTGGGCTCGTTCACCCAGCTCTGGGGCGTGAACTACACGCTCACGCTGCAGAACTACCAGGACTTCATGATCGCGGGCTGGCCGACCTTCCTCTACACGCTGCGGGTGGCGGCCCTGAGCGCCCTGCCGGCGATGCTGCTGGGCCTGCTCGTCGCTTTCCTCATCGCGCGGCAGGAGTTCTTCGGTCGACGGCTCATCGAGTTCGGCTCTCTGCTCTCGTTCGCCACGCCCGGCACCGTGATGGGCGTGGCCTACATCTTCGCCTTCAACACCGGTCCGTGGCTGATGACCTCGACGGCCACGATCATCGTGCTGGCCCTCGTGTTCAGGAACATGCCGGTGGCGATACGCTCGGCGGTCGCGGGCCTCTCGCAGGTGGACCCTAGCCTCGAGGAGGCCTCGACGATGCTGCGGGCGCGGTCCTGGACGACGCTGAGGCGGGTGCTCTTCCCGCTGCTCGTGAACGTCGTCGTCACCGGCCTCGTCTACGCCTTCGTGCGGGCCGTGACGGCCATCAGCCAGGTGATCTTCCTCGTCAGCCCCGGCAACCAGCTCGCCACGGTGCTGCTGCTCGGCTGGGTCGAGCAGGGCCAGCTCGGCCGCGCGGCGGCCATGGGGACGGTGCTCATCGTCTCGATGCTGTTGCTCATACTCCTGGTGCTGGCGTTGGCGCGCCGGTTAGGCTCACGCATGGTGGAGGTGACGCCGTGAGGTCCGCGCCCCGGGCGGCCCGCCCGCGCGGTCGCGGACCGATGCCCCCGATCGGCCGCTCCGTGCGCGCCCCATGCGGCCGCCCGCGCCGCGCGGAGGCGGCGCCGTGACCGCGGTGACCGCGAGCCGCGCCGGCGAGGACGTCCGCGGCTCGGCGAGCGTGAGGCTGCGCGGCCTCGTCAAGCGCTTCGGGCGCGACGTCCTGGCGGTGGACGGCGTCGACCTCGACGTCGGCCGCGGGGAGCTCGTCACGCTCCTCGGGCCGTCGGGCTGCGGGAAGACGACGATCCTGCGCATGATCGCCGGCCTGGAGGAGCCGACGGACGGCCGTATCGTCCTCGACGACGACGACGTCACGCGGCTGCCCGCCTACCTGCGCGACGTCACGATGGTCTTCCAGAGCTACGCGCTCTTCCCCCACATGAGCGTCTACGAGAACGTCGCCTACGGCCTCAAGGTGGCCCGGCGCCCGGCGGGGGAGACGCGCCGGCGGGTGCAGGAGGCGCTGGAGATGGTGGGCCTGTCGGGCCTGGGCGACAGGTCGACGAACGCGCTCTCCGGCGGACAGCAGCAGCGCGTGGCGCTGGCGCGGGCGCTGGTCATCGAGCCGCGGGTGCTGCTCTTCGACGAGCCGCTCTCGAACCTCGACGCCAAGCTCAGGCGCCGCGTGCGCGACGACATCAGGGAGCTGCAGCAGCGCCTCGGCATCACCAGCGTCTACGTGACGCACGACCAGGAGGAGGCCCTGGCGATAAGCGACCGCATCGTGGTCATGCGCGACGGCCACATCGAGCAGCAGGGCGCCCCGCACGAGCTCTACGCCAGGCCGGCCACCCGCTTCGTCGC
It encodes the following:
- a CDS encoding iron ABC transporter permease; this encodes MSVSSPTAAGRVGAPRFSAALLPAVLTLVGLLALPLGRPDRPFLTLDPSLYATAIGGPLVWAVLVATAAALVVSLLPLRTAPRGDAVLVTAGVALASLLAWLLSTGTPFGLGSLAGLVGLTLALGAGLSESGRVRSDPFVASSILFVASFVLLFILYPLFTVLRGAVWIDGRFDLTVLAATLRHPLFFVLDNPATPANEGSLALRWGVGGAGVGLVVALLARVRAGRAVLLTVGLAAAGVVVGVLVYGSGALVTSLAVVLIVAPLCTLLGLAFAILGQRASSGLVRRSLGVISVLPIITPPFILAFAMVFLLGRRGLVTYNLLGLSSNWIYGIPGVAIAQVLAFTPVAYLLLRGAIGSLNPALEEAAQTLGARPGVTLRTVTWPLLRPALAASFLLSMIESLADFGNPVVLGGNRRYLAKEVYLSLTGRFNPREAAVYGVALLALVLLAFFLQRWWLGGSSFITVTGKPSAGALARLPRGLEALLTGLLVLWALFVAALYASVVLGSFTQLWGVNYTLTLQNYQDFMIAGWPTFLYTLRVAALSALPAMLLGLLVAFLIARQEFFGRRLIEFGSLLSFATPGTVMGVAYIFAFNTGPWLMTSTATIIVLALVFRNMPVAIRSAVAGLSQVDPSLEEASTMLRARSWTTLRRVLFPLLVNVVVTGLVYAFVRAVTAISQVIFLVSPGNQLATVLLLGWVEQGQLGRAAAMGTVLIVSMLLLILLVLALARRLGSRMVEVTP
- a CDS encoding ATP-binding cassette domain-containing protein; this encodes MTAVTASRAGEDVRGSASVRLRGLVKRFGRDVLAVDGVDLDVGRGELVTLLGPSGCGKTTILRMIAGLEEPTDGRIVLDDDDVTRLPAYLRDVTMVFQSYALFPHMSVYENVAYGLKVARRPAGETRRRVQEALEMVGLSGLGDRSTNALSGGQQQRVALARALVIEPRVLLFDEPLSNLDAKLRRRVRDDIRELQQRLGITSVYVTHDQEEALAISDRIVVMRDGHIEQQGAPHELYARPATRFVADFIGSANFLPGTFDGAAVEVMGYRVPHAQDAAKGPVTVMVRPEAIEFAPEGEPGLAATLRHGAYLGPFTEFRFDLGGQELYATIWGGGLTTARPGDEVRLRFKPAGLWLLPPA